The Daucus carota subsp. sativus chromosome 7, DH1 v3.0, whole genome shotgun sequence genome window below encodes:
- the LOC108196803 gene encoding chaperone protein dnaJ 15 → MGSTKTVGPSGPVPRRDPYEVLNLSKQASDQDIKTAYRKLALKYHPDKNVNNPEASELFKEVAYSYSILSDPEKRRQYDNAGFEAIDAEGVDMEIDLSNLGTVNTMFAALFSKLGVPIKTTISANVLEEALNGTVTIRPLPLGSSVSGKVEKQCAHFFGVTINEEQAEAGIVVRVTSAAQSKFKLLYFEQDATGGYGLALQEDSEKAGKVTSVGMYFLHFQVYRMDSTVNALAMAKDPEAAFFKRLEGLQPCEVSELKAGTHVFAVYGDNFFKTASYTIEALCAKSYEDTTDKLKDIEAQILRKRTELRQFETEYRKALAHFQEVTNRYSQEKQTVDELLKQRDSVHSSFTVSKLTIQTSGDTSSVSNGNSSKIPSEDGKADSPGEDGSSDGKDKSAKKRWLNFNLKGSADKRSA, encoded by the exons ATGGGAAGCACAAAGACTGTGGGGCCCTCAGGGCCGGTGCCGCGGCGTGACCCGTACGAGGTTTTGAACTTGTCCAAACAAGCTTCTGATCAAGACATCAAAACTGCTTATAGAAAGCTTGCTTTGAa GTATCATCCTGACAAGAATGTCAATAATCCTGAAGCTTCTGAACTTTTTAAGGAGGTTGCCTATTCTTATAGTATTTTATCTGATCCTGAAAAAAGAAGGCAATATGACAATGCTGGATTTGAG gcTATCGATGCTGAAGGCGTGGATATGGAAATTGATTTATCTAATCTGGGAACTGTCAATACTATGTTTGCTGCATTATTCAG CAAGCTGGGTGTTCCTATTAAAACCACCATTTCTGCTAATGTTCTTGAAGAAGCATTAAATGGAACTGTTACAATCAGACCCCTTCCGCTGGGATCATCAGTTAGTGGAAAG GTAGAAAAGCAATGTGCCCACTTTTTTGGTGTTACTATAAATGAGGAACAAGCTGAGGCAGGAATTGTAGTCAGGGTCACTTCTGCTGCACAAAGCAAATTTAAG CTTCTTTACTTTGAACAAGATGCCACTGGAGGTTACGGGTTGGCTCTGCAG GAAGATAGTGAAAAGGCCGGCAAAGTGACATCTGTGGGGATGTACTTCTTACATTTTCAAGTATACAGGATGGATTCAACTGTTAATGCG TTGGCAATGGCCAAGGACCCTGAAGCTGCCTTTTTTAAAAGGTTGGAAGGGCTACAACCTTGTGAGGTCTCAGAACTAAAAGCTGGGACCCACGTGTTTGCAGTATATG GAGATAACTTCTTTAAAACTGCTTCCTACACAATTGAAGCTCTATGCGCAAAATCATATGAGGATACTACTGATAAGCTCAAAGATATTGAAGCTCAGATCTTAAGGAAGAGGACTGAGCTTCGCCAGTTTGAGACCGAGTACAGAAAG GCATTAGCACATTTCCAAGAAGTGACCAACAGATATAGCCAGGAGAAGCAAACT GTTGACGAGCTGTTAAAACAACGAGACAGCGTACATTCTTCATTCACAGTAAGTAAGCTGACCATCCAAACTAGCGGGGATACGTCCAGTGTTAGCAATGGAAATAGTAGCAAAATACCTTCTGAAGATGGTAAAGCGGACAGCCCTGGGGAAGATGGTAGCTCCGATGGGAAAGATAAGTCTGCTAAGAAGAGGTGGCTAAATTTTAACTTGAAAGGTTCAGCAGATAAAAGAAGTGCTTGA